A region of Amyelois transitella isolate CPQ chromosome 11, ilAmyTran1.1, whole genome shotgun sequence DNA encodes the following proteins:
- the LOC106133656 gene encoding protein virilizer codes for MDIKTSPQEQPDLLFFDTFSHDTSEELNLDLVQFPKSVYVREIRIIPLGARVEGDFPGGVRLGATNPTKFHIDFFVNDLSKPGASTFEALGSIDYCQNGDIHMECGSGSDQPRIPTDGLVLRGWYTTITLAVYGNLTQVVPESPVGANPPPNVQRSTITREVAPVASSSVPAPQGDWNPDAQNPIPSYTGNVAASNPDSYGGNNYPPENYENQMYRNEYYENEPPKDPRAYHHVDMEWDKERREMSCERDSERLRRSPRSLEHDRERDRRDVKSRRRSLERERSRELSRHRSRDLERIDRLHSRSRSRDRDYVVKGEYRPLSRSRSRSIDRDRLRGTSADRDWDRGSYKKDDYRRHRDTSYDRSRGGSYEKDGGSYDRRSPYNKRASSYDRKMPYEKRGPSYEKRLSPYDKRGSSYERRAPSYEKQSPYDRKRHSPYSRVRGSSYSSRSPSRDDPRKRPRTPPGESSRRPISPREGDVSSPINSIRSEDAGEFDRGSKQIPRVEFYHQSYRHKTSIRSPSQELENPPYVDQKHSSLVTVQIVDNPPASKAVGSPARQLEEEVSMDAEQFEPILSDEDICDDVESPFMDVDYDVNEYCGVDDIIKYYNPFKVEWKKYEHVNKIQSLATAKADGVKDVMNATFDELCDASTDLFKIWDMTKSGDKREQKFLANTFTEIENSAREEWVQQCEQLFGALTNVCKNTDIILRIFRDKVEDDEFNDIYNLLVTFCKIGLNFECALAQQLPTYKIRHMKCGIRLAEALMSHRHNGQVMKILLKAGIDIPMLLLDMYAKEYMALSIRLMILKSLNACLSSMESVEHFMKEAIFPKFGKKENGLDSRRPKNGYQALISIMETNPLARIKFSISALIKKLNVYELLSKLHQLVLNFNKTAAEKPDNQNEDAELSESDTDFIVNSLEQILYMFRTQCFHLSQPKRFLPVSAQFEINKECSNEILLEFFSTHHFLEVCLYLLTCPTTCNNLVVISPIHDLMYELVHSQNGINFLYNNMEMSELLFKTLAQPYGQQNPEEFLYPHDLSNYSDLQILGLEMAYRLRALYYLQSICDLQVGKVDDNELIDRLQLLYCLSFGSIGKTAVPEIIVMGDNAECLMQVFENDVKSKSKSESPSKQKSPAKGYAIELIVSAVRYSAKVPFLKKYGPRLIAVSKEHDRFEPSVSSVLQEVIPYLKPVEKPNILSGEDMAECVEILKASSEHAPDLPGELMVCLRILRHYCISDYDYNVSINSESAAEEYVELKYKYNVLQLFSLDGVAHLSGILDRLATHFEQPSMHTSFFASARGLQLAQVILPCLRLLDEMLARVVRCRGPRFRDLTAAPVLLKTYGIVKAFPVGSVGYRTAAKAAEAAVRALLAYAQPIADDANDGDSIRKGPWTSLCSEVISYTMTAPYTFVPGLLVFSELLPLPLPMQTKTAPTERELADAANERRLWSAHLHALSNDLTDMIQIICMSTYRPVVHMLRRVCVQIADLAPNTAATVAKAAVGAVTKEFKTGEPATASAARVLGFLACLVSHTPVKCAVLHTMNTGGPRALDVQNALCGILSLVNGSNEHAAAQEFAAHALAAFCDVEITLTPLSSSQTDQLLANSLPNRDAISAFLDATADCLESSTKTCAVASSILRAYFVLTEHEFGFQQFKKFVTRKREALGKYFKWCLEGPGDDKAECLSLYIDLIRILKVEEGEGPVGRKTTLTVNEMADMVGYSQTEENHPVLTLEKSLKDRNADEDAIANATFLNTQLLQLSSPSPVTPPSSPPPCPPPETLVQQFSARIMYSVGEANDERLTSSYWLNVPAVSGDDDVSVSELVSCDITELANAFLPSAEGGAAGVAGAVRRLAGALHRAPPAHADLQRPVALARVRGEAVGDVFRSRPPNTSRPPSLHVDDFTALHQPYCQPHHNRGMRRGVAVADRGRFASAAPVHHHYKTLRGRGAWEMGGQHFGHFGPGSQYMMGGMGWGGARMQRGPRHRSFMR; via the exons atggatatCAAAACTTCTCCTCAGGAACAACCGGATCTCCTCTTCTTCGATACTTTCTCGCACGACACGAGCGAG GAGTTGAATTTGGACTTGGTGCAGTTCCCGAAGTCGGTTTACGTGCGGGAAATCCGTATAATACCGTTGGGAGCTCGTGTTGAAGGCGATTTTCCTGGCGGCGTGCGCTTAGGAGCCACGAACCCTACTAAATTCCACATAGATTTCTTTGTGAACGACCTGAGTAAGCCAGGAGCTTCTACCTTTGAGGCTTTGGGCAGCATAGATTACTGCCAAAATGGGGACATCCATATGGAATGTGGGTCAGGATCGGATCAGCCCAGGATACCAACTGATGGACTAGTGCTTAGAG GATGGTACACCACTATAACTTTGGCAGTCTACGGCAACCTCACCCAAGTTGTTCCGGAGTCGCCAGTTGGTGCAAATCCCCCTCCAAATGTTCAACGTTCCACCATCACCCGGGAAGTAGCTCCCGTAGCCTCCAGTTCTGTGCCCGCTCCTCAAGGCGACTGGAACCCAGACGCTCAGAACCCCATACCATCATACACGGGCAATGTGGCAGCCAGCAACCCTGACTCCTATGGTGGTAACAATTACCCCCCTGAGAATTATGAAAACCAAATGTACAGGAATGAGTACTATGAAAATGAACCCCCTAAAGATCCCAGGGCGTATCATCACGTCGATATGGAGTGGGATAAAGAAAGGAGAGAAATGAGCTGTGAAAGGGACAGCGAAAGACTGAGACGCAGCCCGCGGTCTTTAGAGCATGAcagggaaagagatagaagaGATGTTAAGAGCAGGAGGCGGTCCTTGGAAAGGGAAAGGAGTCGTGAGTTGTCGAGACATCGTAGTAGGGATTTGGAGCGGATTGACAGACTTCATTCTAGGTCCAGGAGCCGTGATAGGGACTATGTCGTCAAAGGGGAATACAGGCCTCTCAGCCGATCGAGATCAAGGAGTATTGACAGAGATAGACTGCGGGGAACATCAGCCGATAGGGACTGGGATCGCGGGTCATACAAAAAGGATGACTACCGTAGGCATCGCGATACTTCTTACGATCGCTCGCGTGGTGGGTCTTACGAGAAGGACGGCGGTTCTTATGACCGTCGGTCTCCTTATAATAAACGAGCTTCATCTTATGATCGTAAGATGCCTTATGAGAAACGCGGGCCGTCTTACGAGAAGAGATTGTCACCGTATGATAAACGGGGATCTTCATATGAACGTCGAGCTCCTTCGTATGAAAAGCAATCGCCATACGATCGCAAAAGGCATTCTCCTTACAGTCGCGTTAGAGGATCTAGCTATAGCAGCAGATCCCCAAGTCGCGACGACCCTCGGAAGAGGCCTAGGACACCCCCGGGTGAGAGCAGTCGAAGACCAATAAGTCCAAGAGAAGGCGACGTTTCAAGTCCTATCAACTCTATAAGGTCAGAAGATGCAGGAGAATTCGACAGAGGTAGTAAACAAATACCCAGAGTCGAGTTTTATCACCAGAGTTATCGTCATAAGACCTCAATTAGAAGTCCTTCACAAGAGCTTGAAAATCCACCTTATGTTGACCAAAAGCATTCCAGTCTTGTAACTGTTCAAATTGTTGATAATCCCCCAGCTTCCAAAGCTGTCGGATCTCCAGCGAGACAACTAGAAGAGGAGGTATCTATGGATGCTGAACAATTTGAACCAATCTTGTCAGATGAAGACATCTGCGACGATGTGGAAAGTCCCTTTATGGATGTAGACTATGATGTCAACGAATATTGTGGTGTCGATGATATAATCAAATATTACAATCCTTTCAAAGTGGAATGGAAAAAGTATGAACATGTCAATAAAATTCAGTCTCTAGCGACCGCGAAAGCAGATGGAGTCAAAGACGTTATGAATGCTACTTTTGATGAGCTTTGTGATGCGAGTACAgatcttttcaaaatttgggACATGACAAAGTCTGGCGATAAAAGGGAACAGAAATTCCTTGCAAATACTTTCACTGAAATAGAAAATTCTGCCAGGGAAGAGTGGGTGCAACAATGTGAACAGCTTTTTGGTGCACTCACGAATGTTTGCAAGAACACTGATATAATTCTGAGAATTTTCCGTGATAAAGTTGAGGATGACgaatttaatgatatttacaATTTGCTTGTGACATTCTGCAAGATTGGGCTCAATTTTGAGTGTGCGTTGGCTCAGCAACTGCCGACTTACAAAATACGGCATATGAAATGTGGCATACGTTTAGCCGAAGCGCTGATGAGTCATCGCCACAATGGCCAAGTCATGAAAATTTTACTCAAAGCTGGGATTGATATCCCTATGTTACTACTAGATATGTATGCTAAAGAATACATGGCCTTAAGTATCAGACTTATGATACTGAAATCGCTCAATGCTTGTTTGTCATCTATGGAATCTGTGGAGCATTTTATGAAAGAAGCTATTTTTCCCAAGTTCGGTAAAAAAGAGAATGGACTTGATAGTCGGAGACCGAAAAATGGATATCAAGCCCTCATAtcaataatggaaaccaaccCACTTGCTAGAATCAAGTTTTCAATAAGCGCActgataaagaaattaaatgtcTATGAATTGTTGTCTAAATTACACCAATTagtattgaattttaataaaacagccGCAGAGAAACCGGACAATCAGAACGAAGACGCCGAACTGTCCGAAAGTGACACTGATTTTATTGTGAATTCTTTGGAACAAATTCTGTACATGtttcgaactcaatgtttccaTCTCTCACAACCTAAAAGGTTCCTCCCGGTCTCGGCACAGTTCGAGATCAACAAGGAGTGTTCCAACGAAATCTTGCTTGAATTCTTCAGCACTCATCATTTCTTAGAGGTCTGCCTCTACCTACTCACCTGCCCCACCACTTGCAATAACTTGGTTGTCATTAGCCCCATCCATGATTTGATGTACGAATTAGTCCACTCTCAAAATGGTATCAATTTCCTTTACAACAATATGGAAATGAGTGAGCTGCTATTCAAAACTTTAGCACAGCCATATGGACAGCAAAACCCTGAAGAATTCCTATATCCTCACGATTTGAGTAATTATAGTGACTTACAAATTCTTGGACTGGAAATGGCGTATAGATTGAGAGCGTTATATTATCTGCAGTCTATCTGCGACTTGCAAGTTGGGAAAGTTGATGACAACGAATTGATTGATAGGCTTCAATTGCTGTACTGTCTCAGTTTCGGCAGCATCGGGAAAACTGCTGTTCCAGAGATCATAGTGATGGGAGATAATGCTGAATGTCTCATGCAAGTCTTCGAGAATGATGTTAAAAGTAAAAGCAAGAGTGAGTCACCGTCAAAACAAAAATCGCCGGCTAAAGGCTACGCGATAGAGCTCATCGTATCAGCTGTGCGGTATTCTGCAAAGGTCCCGTTTCTGAAGAAATATGGACCAAGATTGATCGCTGTTTCCAAAGAGCATGATAGATTTGAGCCCAGCGTGTCTAGTGTCTTACAAGAAGTCATTCCATATCTGAAGCCTGTTGAGAAACCGAATATCCTGTCAGGAGAAGACATGGCTGAATGCGTGGAAATTCTAAAAGCCAGTTCAGAGCACGCCCCAGATTTGCCAGGAGAGCTGATGGTCTGCTTAAGAATATTAAGACATTACTGCATATCAGACTACGATTACAACGTCTCTATTAACAGCGAATCTGCGGCTGAAGAATACGTAGAACTGAAATACAAGTACAATGTCCTTCAGTTGTTTTCTCTGGATGGCGTCGCACATTTATCCGGGATTCTGGATCGTCTCGCCACACATTTCGAGCAGCCAAGTATGCATACTTCGTTCTTCGCGTCTGCGAGGGGTTTGCAACTTGCCCAAGTGATATTACCATGTCTAAGGTTGTTGGATGAAATGTTAGCGCGGGTAGTCAGGTGCCGCGGTCCCAGGTTTAGAGATTTAACAGCTGCGCCGGTTCTTTTGAAGACTTATGGTATTGTCAAGGCGTTTCCGGTTGGCTCAGTGGGGTACAGAACCGCTGCTAAAGCAGCCGAAGCCGCGGTTAGGGCTTTGCTCGCATACGCTCAGCCGATAGCAGACGATGCCAATGACGGCGACTCTATCAGAAAAGGACCTTGGACGTCTTTATGTTCAGAAGTTATTTCGTACACAATGACAGCCCCTTACACATTCGTCCCTGGTTTGTTAGTATTCTCCGAGCTTCTACCACTGCCTTTACCGATGCAAACCAAAACCGCTCCAACTGAGAGAGAATTAGCTGACGCGGCTAACGAAAGGCGTTTATGGTCGGCTCACCTCCACGCTTTGTCTAACGATTTGACGGAtatgattcaaataatatGCATGTCGACTTACAGACCGGTCGTGCATATGTTGAGAAGGGTTTGCGTGCAGATAGCCGACTTGGCTCCCAATACTGCCGCGACGGTGGCCAAGGCTGCTGTTGGTGCCGTGACCAAGGAATTTAAGACTGGAGAACCAGCTACGGCGAGTGCGGCCAGGGTTCTAGGTTTTCTGGCTTGCTTGGTGTCACATACGCCAGTGAAATGTGCAGTGTTACACACTATGAACACCGGCGGGCCTCGTGCCTTGGACGTTCAGAATGCATTATGTGGGATTTTGAGTCTAGTGAACGGTTCCAACGAACACGCAGCAGCTCAAGAGTTTGCCGCTCATGCTTTAGCCGCCTTTTGCGACGTGGAAATCACTTTGACACCGTTGAGTTCTTCGCAAACGGATCAATTGCTAGCTAATTCGTTGCCGAACAGAGACGCAATTTCAGCGTTTTTGGATGCGACAGCGGATTGTCTTGAATCTTCAACGAAAACTTGTGCCGTGGCTTCGTCCATTTTGCGAGCGTATTTCGTTTTGACTGAACACGAGTTTGGATTCCAGCAGTTTAAGAAATTCGTGACGAGGAAGCGGGAAGCCCTCGGGAAGTATTTCAAGTGGTGTTTAGAAGGCCCGGGGGATGATAAGGCGGAGTGCCTGAGTTTGTATATTGACCTGATCAGGATCCTGAAGGTGGAGGAAGGGGAGGGGCCCGTGGGGAGGAAGACTACTTTGACGGTCAACGAAATGGCTGATATGGTGGGGTATTCACAAACGGAAGAGAACCACCCGGTTTTAACATTGGAGAAAAGTTTGAAG GATCGGAACGCCGACGAAGACGCAATTGCCAATGCCACATTCCTAAACACCCAGCTCCTACAATTATCTTCTCCTTCTCCCGTTACTCCCCCCTCGTCCCCTCCCCCGTGCCCCCCTCCAGAGACCCTCGTTCAGCAGTTCTCGGCTCGCATTATGTATAGTGTAGGGGAGGCGAATGATGAACGACTTACAAGTAGTTACTGGTTGAATGTGCCGGCGGTGAGCGGGGATGATGACGTCAGCGTCAGTGAACTG GTGTCGTGCGATATAACGGAGCTGGCGAACGCGTTCCTGCCGTCGGCGGagggcggcgcggcgggcgtGGCGGGCGCGGTGCGGCGCCTGGCCGGGGCGCTGCaccgcgcgccgcccgcgcacgCCGACCTACAGCGGCCCG tgGCACTAGCCCGCGTCCGCGGGGAGGCGGTCGGCGACGTGTTCCGCTCCCGCCCGCCCAACACCTCGCGCCCGCCCTCGCTGCACGTCGACGACTTCACCGCCCTCCACCAGCCCTACTGCCAGCCGCACCACAACAG